A region of the Dyadobacter sp. CECT 9275 genome:
CGACGTGGCAGTAAGCCCTGTCCCGATCGCCCATATCGGTTCATACGCTATGATTACCGAGAGAATCTGCTCTGCTGAAAGGTGGAACAGGCTTTCGGATATCTGGTTTTTTACAAATCCTATGTAATCCTCATTTTGTCTCTGGTCCAGTGACTCTCCGCAGCAGAAGATCGGAGAGATACCATGTGCCAGCGAAACATTTACTTTCTCGGCCAGCAAAGCATTTGTTTCTCCAAAATACTGGCGGCGCTCGCTATGGCCCACCAGTACATACTTCACTCCGATGGACTGCAGCATAGGCGCAGCAATTTCTCCGGTGAAGGCTCCTGATAACTTGTCCGAAACGTTTTGTGCAGCAACTGAGAAATGAGGAGCATTTTCAATATATTTCTGGATCGTGCTGAGGTATATAGCCGGGGGACAAAGAATAATTTCGGCATCATTTGTCACTTCATCATGGGCCATATTGACAAGTTCCGAGGTAAGCGCTATGGCCTCATCCAGAACCTTATTCATTTTCCAGTTTCCGGCAACTATTTTTTTTCGCATGAGTTAATTTTTATTGTGATATGCATCATTTGACGCAACAAAATTATCATATTTTCATCATTAACCGTATTCTATATCAATACTTAAAAAAAACGCAAAAAATTAGCACATATAAAGATTTGTTTGTGTTTAATGAAGGATTAATATATTAAATTTGAAGTAAGAAACTGTTTTGGTCCGATGCGCTACTTTGAGTGAATAGTTGTACTGATGATGGTCAAAACTATTCATTATCAGGATTTTCTGGGAGAGTCTAACAAAATTTAAAAATTTCAGGAAAGGAGGCCACGATGAAAGCGTCTAAGTGGTTATTAATAACACTTCTACTATCCATATGCGGAAATACCTTTGCAGAAAATAACGATGCCGCGCTGGTGTCGGAAGAAAGGTACGGTTACTATTTAGAGAAAAACCGGAAAATGGCCCGCATACCTTTCGAACTACATTCGAATCTTATTCTCATTTTTGTAAAAATCAATGAAACGGACTCGCTCAGGTTCATACTTGATACCGGCGTTAGCTCTATTATCATAACCGATCCGACGGCATTAAAGCCTGATAAGCTCCGGCTAACGCGTACAGTAAACCTTTCGGGAGCAGGAGAGGGTAAGTCGGTGCTGGCACATGTAGCAATAGACAACCGGTTTTCCATGGGCAGGCTCAAGGCCAGTCACCAGAACCTGGTGGTGCTGGAAGAGGATTTTCTGCACCTCTCCGAATACGTGGGCGTACCGGTTCATGGCATTTTCGGGTACGAGATCTTCAACAATTTTGTGGTAACCATTGATTTTGCAAGGAAAGAGTTAATGCTGGAGCGTCCCGATCATTACCGGTACAAAAAGTCGAAGGGAGAAAAATTTCCGCTCGTCATTCAGGATACCAAGCCGTTTACCGATGCCGTAACGCTTTTTGCTGACGGGCGCGAACGTCCGATCCGTGTGCTGATTGATACCGGCGCAGGGCATGCCTTGCTGGTGAACAATTCTCCCAAGGAAACGCTGAGGTTACCCGAAAAGGTGATTCGTGCGCAGCTGGGCAGAGGCCTGAACGGCGTGATCAACGGAAATCTGGGCCGTGTAGAAAGAATCCGGCTCGGCAAATACGAACTGGACAATATCGTTGCTTCCTTTCCCGACAGTATCGCGTTTGCGTCCAAGTTGCGTAATGGCATGGAGCGGCAGGGGAATATCGGCTGTGAACTGCTCAGGAGGTTTAAAGTGACCATGAATTACCATGAGGGGTATATGGCGCTTAAACCGATCAAAAGCAAAATGAAAGAAAAATTTGAACATGATATGAGTGGAATGGAAGTAAGGGCAGGCGGGACAGATCTCCGTACCTTTTATGTCAGTCATGTCAATGCCAATTCTCCGGCCCTTAAGGCAGGCCTTCTGGAAGGAGACCAGTTGCTTTTTATTGACAACCGGGCAGCTAATGATATCAATATCAGTGATATATATAAACTTTTACAGCGAGGTGACGGACGTAACATTGATCTGCTCGTAAAACGCAACGGAGATATTTTCTTTACCAGACTTACGCTGAAAAGAATGATTTAATTACTTTTAGGCAAACCAACCCGGATCGTTTTGGAGCGCCTTATCATAACAGAAGACGGATCTCATTCACTTTTCAGTCCGCTGTTTAATCAGCAGTATCATTCTTTGCAGGGAGCACTGACGGAGTCTTTGCATATATATATTCAGCTGGGCCTGCTGCCACTGATAGAAGACCAAAACGAAATTTCAATTTTTGAAATGGGTTTCGGATCTGGTCTTAATGCATTACTCGCCTGGAAAACAGCGGATGAAAGGGGCTGCCGCATTTCCTACACTTCTGTGGAAGCATACCCGGTATCTGCGGATGAAGCGGCGCTGCTCAACTATGATGCCCTGGTTGGAAAGCCGGGGCTTTTACTTTTGCATCAGTGTCCCTGGAATGTCAGGAATGAATTATCCGCGCAATTTAATTTCAGTAAGGTACTGGCCAGGCTACAGGATCTGGAAATAACAGATTCCTATGATCTGATTTTTTATGATGCGTTTGATCCCAGAGCGCAGCCGGAACTTTGGACAGAAGAAATTTTTGCCAAAATTGCAGCCCATACAAAGCCAGGTGGCGTATTAGTTACATATTCTTCCAAGGGGATCGTTAAAAGAGCACTCGCGGCGGCGGGTTTCAGAGTAGAAAGGCACCGCGGGCCGGGAAGGAAAGTACATGTACTCAAAGCCATCAAACTTTAATCATTTATCAAAAACAAGTATGAGTTTTCAAAATATTATCAGCCAGGAATTACGCGAAGCACAAAAGGTACTGGATGCATTTTTGAATGATCCCGCGCAGCTGGAAAAGATAGAAACAGCGGCCGGGTTAATGGCAGATGCCATCCGGAATAACGGAAAGATCATTTCCGCCGGGAACGGAGGGTCACACTGCGACGCCATGCACTTTGCAGAAGAGCTCACAGGCAGATACCGGAATAACCGCCGTGCGTTGCCTGCTATTGCGATATCGGACGTCAGCCATATCAGCTGTGTGGGAAACGACTATGGTTATGAGTTTATTTTCTCGAGGTATCTGGAGGCGCTGGGACAGCCAGGAGATGTTTTTTTAGGATTGAGCACAAGTGGAAATTCAGGCAATATCCTCAACGCAGTGGAAGCGGCAAGGGCAAAAGGAATGAAGGTGGTGATCATGTCTGGTAAAGACGGCGGAAAACTTGCGGGAAAGGCTGATGTAGAAATCCGGGTACCTCATTTTGGCTATGCCGACCGGGTTCAGGAGATACATATCAAGGTAATCCATATATTTATGCTGTTGATTGAAAAAATGATTATTGGTGAAGAATAAGCGGCTTTAAAAATAAGTCCTGACCGGCATAAAGATAACGAAGCATGAAAGTACGGCCATCTGCAATTATTGTGAAAGATCAGGCGATTCTCACGCTTCGTTACCGTTATCAGTCTACGGATGTTTTTGCGCTTCCCGGCGGCAACCCTGATCCGGGAGAAACCCTTCAAGAAGCCCTATCCCGCGAGCTTACCGAAGAACTAAATATTAAAGCAATCGCTGGTACAATGGTAGTTTGCGGAGAGGTAATCTGGAGGGAGGTTTCCCGGGAAACTTTACATATGGTTTTCGCAACCCATATTACCGAAGGTATCCCCCAGATTAACCCTGAACAAACCACAGCTCTGGAAATTGTCTGGCTGCCTGTTTCAGAACTTCATTCCCGTTTGTTATACCCCAATTTCGGAAAGCACATCCAGCAGTACCTCTCCAATGCGGTGCTGCCAGGTTATGTGGGTGTAGCGGACCAGCCCTATATCTGCTAAATCTTCTTTTTGTCGGTTATAATTCCCTCTCATATTTCTGAAAAACAGAAACATGCCGTACTTTTGCATTTTTTAAAGGGAACTGTGTAAATGGAAAACGAAAAGAAGGAAAAACTATCAAACTTCCTGATACGGCGAACGGAAAAGGATGTGTTGTCAAGAGGTCGTTCTATTTACAGCAGTGGAGGCCTGAAGGTTGCCAAACTGGAGTATCACGGGACCGGAAGTGCAGAGTTCAAAGTCAAAAGCGACTATTCCATTCAGTATTACCAGATACACATCCGGGATTTTCTTACTCCACAGATCACCACTTCCTGTACCTGCCCTTATAATGCCGGAGGCCTCTGCAAGCACCGGGTAGCCGCAATTTTGTATATTCTTGATAAAATGCCTACCATTAAACAGGTGGTTTATGAGATGCACAAAACCATCGTGGAGCTGCCTGAGTTAAAGGAATATCTTCTTAAAAACCTTGTTCTGGACGATACCTGGCGAAACCGGGAAAACATAACAGATATTGAAGTGCGCTCTGCCAAAGAAGGCCAGGCTGAGTGTGTGGTGACGGTGAATCAGGTGAATTATACCGTAAACTTCAACCGCCTGAATGGTACAAGGCAGTTGCAGACGGCCTGTTCCTGCGACCAGCGCCTTTGGGTACCTTTGTGCGAACACAAGCTTGCCGCACTTCTGAAACTCAGGAGTGAGCTGGGGGAGCGCGCTTTTGAGGTTATGCGCGACTTTACTGCAGAAAAAGCAGGCTTACTGGCCGAGTTCGGTTATTCCCCGGAAGATGATATCAAGGAGAAATTTGATTTTCGTATAGACGAGGACGGTGAACTTCAGCTCCTGCGGCTGGACCCTACCATACAAAAAATCGGGCAGTTTCAGGACTGGCAAACCTTGCGCGAAAAAATTCTGCCAGCACAATCAGTTGCTTTTCAGGTTACCGGCACGGAGGCGGTTCAGGATGAGGACGACCGGGTTACTTTATTTTCGTTCTGGCCAAAGGGCGTTGAGAAATTAATGGACTTCGGATTTGGGGCATTTTCAGCAAAGTATAGTAACAAAACAGACAAGCTCACCAACATCCGTACCATCGCTGGTGGCTCAGGGCAATATTATTCATCGGACGACGTGCCGGTACTTTCCGAGGCGGAGGCACGGCTGGTTCGTATTGCCAAGGGTCTGGAAGACGGCTTGCAAAAGTATATCAGGAAAAGGGGCTGGTCGTATAATGCCTACCTTAATTTTAATGATGTCACTCAGGACCAGAAACTGGAAGCCCGTACATACGTAGGAAGACAGGTGAATAAAATATTTCAGGACCTGGGCGATGAAAGAATTTTTATAACCGAAAACGATTTCGTAACCAGCAACAACCAGCTGGAGGCAGTTAAGCTGCATCGGAGTCCTGTTAAACTGTTTTTCTCTTTAACAGAGGACAAGGAGTTTGTAACACTTAATTCCTACGTTGAGCTAAAGCCGGGATCTCCCATGGACCTTCAGTCTGTAGCGGACTTTGATAGTTTTTGGCTTGGGCTTTACAACAAGCAGGTACTTTTCCGGTGGGCAGGTATCAATGACGCCGAGATGGTGCATTTCCTGCGTCAGAATGGATTTAAAATCCGTGTCAAAAAGGAGTTTGCCGATGATTTCCTCGCCGAATGGGTAATACCTGTTACAGAGCAGTTTGACGTGCTTTTTCAGACACGCCATGCCATTCAGACCAAGGCGCTGGAATTTGAAAAAGTAAGAATATATCTCAGGGAAGACGAAGCAAATTTACTGATTGTCCCTACTTATATCTACAAAGGCGACGCAGAAGGAACAGAGATAGAGCTCAGCCATAATCTACGCAAAACGCAGGCAGGTTTTGAAGATGGCAAGATAACGGTACTGGAACGAGATCATCGCCAGGAAAACGACTTTTGGGAATGGCTGAAAGCCTTAAACCCAGATTTTCAAAGTCAGACAAGCAATCCGTTTTTTCATATACCTTTTGACCAGGTGATGAAAGAGGGCTGGCTTTATCGGTTTGTTGAAGCAGTGCAGGAAAAGGGTTATGACCTGCTGGGCTTCAAGGACCTGAAAAAGATGCGGTTCAATCCCAACAGGGGGAAAGTCCAGGTGAGGGCTTCTTCCGGGATCGACTGGTTTGACATGCTGGTGGAAATCAGTTTTGGTGATCAGCGGGTATCCATTGCTGAGGCAAAAAAGGCCCTCCTTAAAAAGCAGAACTATGTTCAGCTGAAAGACGGAACACTGGGGGTATTGCCGGAGGAATGGATCAAAAAGCTGGAACCCATGATGAAGTTCGGGCGGATCAACGGAGACGAAATTCATCTTTCCAAAATTCATTTTTCTTTGATTGATGAGCTTGTTGCTGAAATAGATGATGAAGATATTGCCAGGGAACTCTGGGAGAAAAAGCAAAAGCTGTTAAACTTTAAGGAAATTCCCAACGTGCCCCTGCCGCAAAATATCAGTGCGACACTCCGCAATTATCAGGAAGAGGGATATAAATGGATAAATTTCCTGGATGAGTTCAGGTGGGGCGGCTGCCTTGCCGATGACATGGGTTTGGGGAAAACACTGCAGATGCTCACTTTTCTTCAGTACCAGAAAAATATAAAAGGAACAGTAGCCAATCTTGTTGTGGTACCTACCACGCTGATATTCAACTGGCAGGCCGAAGCAGAAAAGTTTACACCCGATCTGAAACTTTATGTTCACAGGGGAATGACAAGGCGGAAGGATATCGATTTTTTTGCGGAATATGATATCATCCTCACTACCTATGGTACCATGCGCAGTGATGTGGAACTGTTGCGCCGGTTTGAATTCAATTACATTATCCTGGATGAGGCTCAGGCTATTAAGAACCCTGAGTCGCTGACATCAAAA
Encoded here:
- the lpcA gene encoding D-sedoheptulose 7-phosphate isomerase, producing MSFQNIISQELREAQKVLDAFLNDPAQLEKIETAAGLMADAIRNNGKIISAGNGGSHCDAMHFAEELTGRYRNNRRALPAIAISDVSHISCVGNDYGYEFIFSRYLEALGQPGDVFLGLSTSGNSGNILNAVEAARAKGMKVVIMSGKDGGKLAGKADVEIRVPHFGYADRVQEIHIKVIHIFMLLIEKMIIGEE
- a CDS encoding DEAD/DEAH box helicase, which codes for MENEKKEKLSNFLIRRTEKDVLSRGRSIYSSGGLKVAKLEYHGTGSAEFKVKSDYSIQYYQIHIRDFLTPQITTSCTCPYNAGGLCKHRVAAILYILDKMPTIKQVVYEMHKTIVELPELKEYLLKNLVLDDTWRNRENITDIEVRSAKEGQAECVVTVNQVNYTVNFNRLNGTRQLQTACSCDQRLWVPLCEHKLAALLKLRSELGERAFEVMRDFTAEKAGLLAEFGYSPEDDIKEKFDFRIDEDGELQLLRLDPTIQKIGQFQDWQTLREKILPAQSVAFQVTGTEAVQDEDDRVTLFSFWPKGVEKLMDFGFGAFSAKYSNKTDKLTNIRTIAGGSGQYYSSDDVPVLSEAEARLVRIAKGLEDGLQKYIRKRGWSYNAYLNFNDVTQDQKLEARTYVGRQVNKIFQDLGDERIFITENDFVTSNNQLEAVKLHRSPVKLFFSLTEDKEFVTLNSYVELKPGSPMDLQSVADFDSFWLGLYNKQVLFRWAGINDAEMVHFLRQNGFKIRVKKEFADDFLAEWVIPVTEQFDVLFQTRHAIQTKALEFEKVRIYLREDEANLLIVPTYIYKGDAEGTEIELSHNLRKTQAGFEDGKITVLERDHRQENDFWEWLKALNPDFQSQTSNPFFHIPFDQVMKEGWLYRFVEAVQEKGYDLLGFKDLKKMRFNPNRGKVQVRASSGIDWFDMLVEISFGDQRVSIAEAKKALLKKQNYVQLKDGTLGVLPEEWIKKLEPMMKFGRINGDEIHLSKIHFSLIDELVAEIDDEDIARELWEKKQKLLNFKEIPNVPLPQNISATLRNYQEEGYKWINFLDEFRWGGCLADDMGLGKTLQMLTFLQYQKNIKGTVANLVVVPTTLIFNWQAEAEKFTPDLKLYVHRGMTRRKDIDFFAEYDIILTTYGTMRSDVELLRRFEFNYIILDEAQAIKNPESLTSKASRLLIAGNRLTMTGTPVENNTFDLYSQFEFLNPGMLGNADFFRTEYATPIDKYQDKEKAEELRKLVYPFMLKRTKEEVATDLPDKTETVLFCEMGKKQRKVYDAFREKYRNEIAEKLATEGLNKSSFLILEALLKLRQICDSPAILSGDEDYGDESAKLEEIVREIEENASNHKILIFSQFLGMLDLIRQHLEKVHIPYEYLDGQTVDRASRVNRFQSDQTCRVFLMSLKAGGVGLNLTEADYVYLVDPWWNPAVERQAIDRTHRIGQEKKVFAYKMICKDTIEEKILLLQQRKQDLAEDLVGGESGFIKKLSSDDIMALFS
- a CDS encoding NUDIX domain-containing protein, which gives rise to MKVRPSAIIVKDQAILTLRYRYQSTDVFALPGGNPDPGETLQEALSRELTEELNIKAIAGTMVVCGEVIWREVSRETLHMVFATHITEGIPQINPEQTTALEIVWLPVSELHSRLLYPNFGKHIQQYLSNAVLPGYVGVADQPYIC
- a CDS encoding aspartyl protease family protein, encoding MKASKWLLITLLLSICGNTFAENNDAALVSEERYGYYLEKNRKMARIPFELHSNLILIFVKINETDSLRFILDTGVSSIIITDPTALKPDKLRLTRTVNLSGAGEGKSVLAHVAIDNRFSMGRLKASHQNLVVLEEDFLHLSEYVGVPVHGIFGYEIFNNFVVTIDFARKELMLERPDHYRYKKSKGEKFPLVIQDTKPFTDAVTLFADGRERPIRVLIDTGAGHALLVNNSPKETLRLPEKVIRAQLGRGLNGVINGNLGRVERIRLGKYELDNIVASFPDSIAFASKLRNGMERQGNIGCELLRRFKVTMNYHEGYMALKPIKSKMKEKFEHDMSGMEVRAGGTDLRTFYVSHVNANSPALKAGLLEGDQLLFIDNRAANDINISDIYKLLQRGDGRNIDLLVKRNGDIFFTRLTLKRMI
- the tpiA gene encoding triose-phosphate isomerase; amino-acid sequence: MRKKIVAGNWKMNKVLDEAIALTSELVNMAHDEVTNDAEIILCPPAIYLSTIQKYIENAPHFSVAAQNVSDKLSGAFTGEIAAPMLQSIGVKYVLVGHSERRQYFGETNALLAEKVNVSLAHGISPIFCCGESLDQRQNEDYIGFVKNQISESLFHLSAEQILSVIIAYEPIWAIGTGLTATSEQAQEMHAALRGHLAGKYGEEVANEISILYGGSVTAASAPELFSAPDIDGGLVGGASLKSREFTNIIKAR
- the mnmD gene encoding tRNA (5-methylaminomethyl-2-thiouridine)(34)-methyltransferase MnmD, with product MERLIITEDGSHSLFSPLFNQQYHSLQGALTESLHIYIQLGLLPLIEDQNEISIFEMGFGSGLNALLAWKTADERGCRISYTSVEAYPVSADEAALLNYDALVGKPGLLLLHQCPWNVRNELSAQFNFSKVLARLQDLEITDSYDLIFYDAFDPRAQPELWTEEIFAKIAAHTKPGGVLVTYSSKGIVKRALAAAGFRVERHRGPGRKVHVLKAIKL